One segment of Clostridiales bacterium DNA contains the following:
- a CDS encoding flagellar biosynthesis anti-sigma factor FlgM: protein MCEKDYFDDIDCINVSEVERAKEIVARAPDVREDKIKEVKEKYSDPNYAPDEAIIADRIIEDLEIIGEIKNGNSKKKL from the coding sequence ATGTGTGAAAAGGATTATTTTGATGATATAGATTGTATAAATGTGTCGGAAGTGGAGCGTGCAAAAGAGATAGTTGCAAGAGCACCGGATGTACGTGAGGATAAGATAAAAGAGGTTAAAGAAAAATATTCTGATCCCAATTATGCACCGGATGAGGCAATCATTGCGGATCGTATAATAGAGGATTTGGAAATTATAGGGGAAATTAAAAATGGGAACAGCAAAAAAAAATTGTAA
- the hpt gene encoding hypoxanthine phosphoribosyltransferase, which yields MERMEHSIERVLLSEEQIQKRIGELADQINEDYKGKSIVMIGILRGAVMFFTDLAKKITVPVKMDFMAVSSYSGGTRTSGVVRLVHDLAENIEGKDVLIVEDIVDSGLTLSYLVNNLTLRKPNSIKICCLLDKPYQRTRNIHTDYVGFEIANEFVIGYGLDYKEYYRNLPYVGVLKVD from the coding sequence ATGGAGAGAATGGAACATAGTATAGAGAGGGTACTTTTATCTGAGGAGCAAATTCAAAAAAGAATAGGAGAGTTGGCAGATCAGATAAATGAAGACTACAAGGGAAAAAGCATAGTAATGATAGGAATATTAAGAGGGGCTGTGATGTTTTTCACGGACTTGGCTAAGAAAATAACAGTGCCAGTTAAGATGGATTTTATGGCTGTGTCAAGCTATTCAGGAGGAACAAGAACATCTGGAGTGGTGAGATTAGTACACGATTTAGCAGAGAATATCGAGGGGAAAGATGTACTTATTGTTGAGGATATAGTTGATTCAGGATTGACATTGAGTTATCTGGTAAATAATTTGACACTAAGAAAGCCTAATAGTATAAAAATATGTTGCCTATTAGACAAGCCATATCAAAGGACAAGGAATATACATACAGATTATGTTGGTTTTGAAATAGCGAATGAGTTTGTTATAGGATATGGTTTAGATTATAAGGAGTACTATAGGAATCTACCGTATGTTGGTGTATTAAAGGTGGATTAG
- the spoVG gene encoding septation regulator SpoVG, whose translation MKITDVRIRLIDHDGRVRAVASITIEDEFVVHDIKIIEGTNGLFIAMPSRKGQNGEFRDIAHPISAETRSKIQDAILEAYNKEVEARK comes from the coding sequence CAGACGTTAGGATTAGACTTATAGACCATGATGGAAGAGTAAGAGCTGTAGCTTCAATAACAATTGAAGATGAGTTTGTAGTACATGATATAAAGATCATAGAAGGAACCAATGGTCTATTCATTGCTATGCCAAGCAGAAAAGGCCAAAATGGTGAGTTCAGAGATATAGCTCATCCAATATCTGCTGAGACAAGAAGCAAGATACAAGATGCAATACTTGAGGCTTACAATAAAGAAGTAGAAGCTAGAAAGTAA
- a CDS encoding ComF family protein: MSMLKNFLKMFYPSRCIFCDKLIGFDEEFMVCDICYKKLTFLDHQVDRTEYCDEVRGVFVYDDMIKHVIQKFKYYHKAYLYKVFAKLMVCSLRDYISGDVIVSVPLHKGREAQRGYNQSGLLAKEISRITNIRYQDVLTRQKNTGALALCDKEQRSLYIKGAFKARDSKSIAQNKVIIIDDVFTTGATINECSKVLKENKAARVEAFVIAKTIL; encoded by the coding sequence ATGAGTATGTTAAAAAATTTTTTGAAAATGTTTTATCCAAGTAGATGCATATTTTGTGATAAATTAATTGGATTTGATGAAGAGTTTATGGTATGTGATATATGCTATAAAAAATTGACGTTTTTAGATCATCAAGTTGATAGGACTGAGTATTGTGATGAAGTAAGAGGAGTGTTTGTTTATGATGATATGATAAAGCATGTTATACAAAAGTTTAAGTATTATCACAAAGCATATTTATATAAAGTATTTGCAAAGCTTATGGTTTGTAGTTTAAGAGATTATATTTCGGGAGATGTAATAGTAAGTGTTCCTTTGCATAAAGGTAGAGAGGCACAAAGAGGATATAATCAATCGGGCCTTTTGGCCAAAGAGATATCTCGAATTACTAACATAAGGTACCAGGATGTATTAACAAGGCAAAAGAATACAGGAGCACTTGCGTTGTGTGATAAAGAGCAAAGAAGTCTTTATATAAAAGGAGCGTTTAAGGCAAGAGATAGTAAATCGATTGCGCAAAACAAAGTTATTATAATAGATGATGTTTTTACAACAGGAGCTACAATAAATGAATGTAGTAAGGTGTTAAAAGAGAACAAAGCGGCTAGGGTGGAGGCTTTTGTTATAGCAAAGACTATACTTTAA